Within the Aspergillus luchuensis IFO 4308 DNA, chromosome 5, nearly complete sequence genome, the region CCCGGCTGCCACTAAACCGCATCCAGAAGCACCGGCCACATGCCTCGTTGTTGTTTGCCTGATTCTTGGGGAAGATTCCCTGCCTTAGTCAGAAAACCCGCAGACAAGCTGGAAAGGTCACTAACTTAACTAGTCAACTTAACTTTCTCCCAATAAGAACCTAAAACCAACTCGGTAGTCCATCGTGATGATCTCCGGctgctccctcctccctcttttcttgcaTTTCGACTCTGGATTTCTCGCCCGCACGGCCCATTGTCCCCGCCTCATTGACCCTTCTTCCACTCCCGACAGTCGAGTTCGTCTTCTGGAGGTAAGTTATCCAGCCCAGGTCCATGATGTTGCTCGGACGGAGGTAACTGGGTTTAAAGAATAATGTGGTCCCGCTGTGATGGCGGGGTTGGTGCGGATGAAAAGAACCAAAATGGCTAATGACCTGTGCGTCCTGTCCAGATAGCTCAGACGACGTCGTTTGTCTCGATATAGTTCCTGGgtgtggaagagggattgTCTGCACATTCTTGCACTGGAACAAAGCTTTTGTTCATACCATCACGACCAGGCTGAGTGCGTCCGAGCTTGACTATTGCTTGTGAAGCTGAGTGCTGTCACTGCCTCGGTTGCTCGAACTTGCACAATCATTTCATATATACGCCAACGTTCACGTTCCCTTGTTGTGGACAGCTGTGCGATCACCAGGCTTGCTGAGGCCTGCTTCATGGACAATTGTGGGACGCCGAACGGTCTGCTCGCACGTTGAGAGACCGCTTTGCGTTCCATAGGGTTCCCCAGCCTGCATCTCACCATCTCCTTCACTGACCCTCACGGTCTCCGCCGGCGACGACGACTAAGCGATCAACACGGAGCACTTCATCTGCCACAGATGGGATACCTCCAGGAATGACTCTTGACAAACACTCTGAACATGCACCCTTCTCACCTCCCCCCCCTCAACCTTCTCCCTTAGCCCGGTCGACGCAAACCACTTTGACGATGGATGAAGCGACACGCAACAAACTGCTTAAGAGCTACAAGACTCAGGTAGCCTCGGCGTCATCCACTGTCTTCGCTACGCTCGCAGTGGTGAGTGCTACGCGCTACGCGTCAAGAGGTCGAGCAAGAGGAACTGACTAGCTGCTTGCAGACTCCCCTGGAAAACGTCAAAACCCGTATGCAGACGTAAGTAGGGTATTTGCTTGCTACTGCTTCAGATGTACTGACCTTGACAGACACAACTTTCAAAATGTAGCTCAGTGTATCCGCTATTTGTGGCGTACTGAAGGCCCGCGTGGTTACGTGGCTGGTAGGTTGACCTCACCCAGCATTCTTACAGCGGATGTTAATGCTTTGTTGAAATCAGGCGCTCTGCCACCTCTTGCAAGCGTTACGGCGGTCAGAGTGATGAACTTTACCACCTATGCCTTTGCCAAGAATAAGGTCTCCGACTTTATCCAGAGAATGACCGGGGAGTCACCTTTGGAAATCTACGACCAGGAAGGCAGCAGCCCCACTGTTTCTACTGTGGTTACTTTTACCGCTGCTGGTCTTTTTGCAGGACTCGTCAGTTCGCCAGTTGCTTGTAAGTATGGTCTATACCATACTCAGAAGTCTACTAACGAGAACAGGTCCCTTTGAGCTTGCGAAGAACGTAGTTCAGACCTCGGTCTTGATGTCCCACCGTTCCCAGGCCTCTAACAATGCGCCCAATGACCCTTCACTGCGTAACATGCCACGTCTTAGCACTACCGAAGCGTTCCGACAGATCTACAAGAAATATGGTTTCCGCGGATTGTACACCGGATTCCATCTTCATGCCCTGCGCGACACTGTTGGCACTGGCCTGTACTTTGGCGTGTATGAGACTGTCAAGCAGATTGCGGAAAGAGAAATGGGTAAGGGAACAGGAGCGCCCGCGATTGCTGGTGCGATCTGCAGCACCATGCCCTGGTTTTGTGTAAGTGTACGTTCTACAGACTGGGGACGAAGCAGCTAACGAAATAGACCTACCCGCTTGACACCCGCAAGACTCGCGCTCAGAGCGTGCTGCTTGGCAAGTCCAAGGAAGTCGGAGAGGCGGCCTCGGCTATGGCGAAGTCCAGCATCTACAAGGGTTTGTCGATCATTTTGATCCGTACTGCTATCAACAACATGATTCTTCTGAGCATCTACGAATACATGAACAAAAGAATCGATAATCTCGATGATTAAATCAGGAGCGGGATTGATGAGCTGAATGATTACACCCTCAACCGCAAAACCGAGCGGAATGCTGAATACATCTACTGAGGTATTGGCTATCTGGAAGATTAAATACTTCTAGGAAGTATTGATGAGCTGGCTGATTGAATACTTCTTAAGAAGTGTTGATTATCTGGAAGGTTGAACGTCTACAGAAGTATTGGTGGCTGGTTGATTGAATACATCACAACATAGCAGATGAGCTGGCTCATTGAACAGGATATGGTTGGGCATTGGTGGATAGGAAGGATATTGCTCAACTGGAAGTAAATAGTACATACTAGCCGAAAATACAAATTGATGATGTAcattgctgcagcaggtgTAAGTACATGGTGTATTGTGGCACAGCCTTAAGTGGGATGTAACGTacttctgcctcaggcacccaCAACGTCATGCGTTGCCCGGGTGGGGTTGGGCTTTTCCGTCAACAAAACTTCCGGAGATCTGGCTGCATGTCTATGCTCTCTCGACTGACACGATGGCGTCGTACGTGCTGCTGCTACATTTACATGATGAATACTGCTAACGCTCTTCAGTAATATCCTCCAGGTCCCGTTTCGGCGGTCGCACTCCGTCACGCTGTCGAATGCCATCACGCAATACATCTCCTCCAAATATGACCAACGCCCGGACATGTTCGCCGAGGATCTATTGATCATCGAGCGACTGCGAAACGAAGCGATCAATGTCCAGGAGCCTCATGTCAGCGGGGTCAGTCGACTGGTTACCTATGCGGCGCAGCTGAAATGGCTGGGTGGGAAGTTTCCGGTGGATGTGAGTAGATCGATGATGCAGAGGGATAAAGTTAACATGAGCAGGTTGGGGTGGAATTTCCGTGGTATCCTGCGTTTGGATTCAATACTTCTAGACCGAGTAGGTGATATCTATCAGGgattggggtggtgatggtggtggctgaCCGGTCTCAGTTTCGCAGAATAATATCCGCTTCGAGCTTGCGAACGTTATCTTCAACTTGGCTGCGCTGTACTCGCAGCTGGCATTCTCCGTGAACCGCACGACATCGGATGGTCTCAAGCAGGCGTGCAATTACTTCTGCCAGGCGGCTGGGGTTCTGACTCACTTGCGGTCGGATATCCTTCCCGATCTGCGGACGTCGCCTCCCGAGGATATGGATGATATGACACTGCAGAGCTTGGAGCAGCTGCTTTTGGCACAGGCTCAGGAATGTTTCTGGCAGAAGGCTGTCAAGGACGGGCTGAAGGATGCGTCGATTGCTCGGTTGGCGGCCAAGGTCTCGGACTTTTATGCAGAGGCGGGAGATCATGCGGTCAAGTCGAATGCTATCAGTCCTGAGTGGATTCACCATATGACGGCTAAGCATCATcattttgctgctgctgcgcagtACCGGCAGTCCTTGGATTGCTTGGAGAAGCGCAAGTACGGTGAGGAGGTTGCTCGTCTGAGGGACAGCGAGGCATGCGTCAATGAAGCGTTGAAGGAATCGCGCTGGATTAACCGGACTGTGCTCGGTGATCTGCAGGGGTTGAAGACCAGGGTGACCGAGGATTTGAAGCGTGCTGAGAAGGATAATGATATTATCTACCTCAATCCGGTGCCGCCCAAGTCGGAGCTCAAGCTAATTGACCGGGCGTCCATGGTTGCCGCGAAGGCGCCGTCCCAGGTGACTGATGCTATCTCTATGTTGGGCGAGAACGGGCCTCTGGGGCAACCGCTGTTCTCTAAACTGGTGCCGTATGCAGTGCACATTGCTGCCAGCATCTACTCGGATCGTCGGGATCGACTGATCAATGAGAACATCATTGGGGAGTTGGAGAATATGACGGATAAGCTCAGGGAGTAAGTTTTTCCTTTCTATTGCTATGCAAGACTAACCAGTTAGTCTGTTGTCTTCTTTGAATCTTCCAGGATCGCTGCAGGCTTTGGAGAAACCGCTTGGACTTCCCCCGACCCTGGTTTCGCACGCAGAAGAGATGCGCCAGCAGGACGGACTGAACCGGCTGCGCAAGTCGCTTGAGGACACGGCAAAGGTCAAGGCCAACGACAGGGCTGTATACAACGAGGGCGTGGAGCTTCTGGCGGCGGAAAAAGCGGAAGATGATGCGTCGCGCCGGAAATTCGGCACCGATCGCTGGTCTCGAGCTTCGTCAGAGGAGGCTGCGCCAAAGTTGTACACGACGTCGCGCGAAATCGAGGGATACTTTACGTCGGCCCAGAGCAGTGATAACCTGGTTGAGCAGAAGCTGAAAGACTCCGCGGCAGTGTTCCGGGTGTTGACTGGCACGAACCGTGATCTGGAGATGTACGTCCCTAGCAGCCGGTGGGCTGCTCTGCCGCCGGAGGTCGAGCGCGAGGTGAGCCGACTGCGGGGATGTATGAGCGAGGTGAGCCGTCTAGAAAGCCGGCGAAAACGGCAAGCGCAGGCATTGAAGGACAAGGCGCGGGCGGACGATATTAGTAAGTGACCTGCCAATGTAGGAGGACGAGCTAACAGAAGTAGGCCAAGCACTTATCAAAGAGACGGCACGGCTGGAGCGCGAGTTTCCTATGCAGGCGATCCAGGCCAGCCAGTTCGAGGATCTCTTCGAGGAGCAGCTGCATCTGTATGACACAGATCTAGACATGGTCACACGGGAACAGCAAGACCAAGACGAGATCGCAGCACGGGTGCAGGAGGCCAACCGGGCGTTTACACGGGCACATACCGGCGACGCATCGACCAAGGAGCGCGAGCGGGCGTtgcaggagctggagaacgGGTATTTGAAGTACAAGGAGATCTTGTCGAACATCGAAGTGGGACGGAAGTTCTACAACGATCTGGCAAAGATTGTGGGACGCTTCCGCGACGACAGCAAGGCGTTTGTGCATAAGCGGCGAATggaagccagccagctagAGGGGTAAGATTATACCACTTGACTTTGGAATCTAGCTAACTGGGATAGTGACATTTCGAGTGCTGCCGCCATGGCGTCGCTAAATATCTCGCGCCAGCCACAACTGCAGCCGCAACCGCAGCCTCAGCCGCAGCCATCTTATAACGCTCCGGCGCAGATTCAGCAGCCTTCCTATAATGCTCCTCCGGCGCAGGTTCAGCAACCATCGTACACTGCTCCTCAAGCAGCACCCAGACCCGAGCCCATGACGGCACCGCAGCCTACGCGGGCGAATGCGCGGCCACCGATGACTCCGGGGATCTGGTCACCGGAGATGGGGATACGGTTTGGGGGACAGTGGGATCCGAGCAAGGGAGTGAAGTTTTCATAACGTCCAATAATAATTGCTAGAGCATAAACAGTACAGCATtgaatacatacatacatacatgttCATATCTACATTACAGTGTTTAATAAATCTGATCTATATTACTGCAGTGACATCACTACATGATTACCTATATACACTCCTCAACTTGACTATATACATACCCCTCAACCACTACTatgaaatagaaaataccctcctcaacacctccCCCGCCAACCACGCCGCCTCCCTCGTCCCATCCCACAACCCCATCCCGATCCCGATCCCGGGGCCAACATCCCCCGCAAGTTCATTACACCTCCGAATCCACCCTTCCCAGGTCTTCCTGGCAATAAACCTCCCCTTATCCTTATCCCTATCCTCACTCCCATCcggatcctcatcctcattattctgtggatgtggtgaaACCGACAaaggtggagaaggagaattcGCCGCAGAGGTAGACGTAGAAGCAGACACAGACCCGGATTCGAATTCATCGAGGGTGAGACCTGCTACTATGTAAttatccttctctttctctttctctttctccgtATCCTTGTCTTCTTGTGGTTTTTCTTgctgaggaggggaaggagtgCGAATCCCACGTCTCCGCCAGAGATGTTCACCGTAGAGAAGGGCGAAGGTTGTTGCTGTGAGGATCTTGGTATTGTTTTGTAGAGTATCATTCTtatcatggtgatgatgatgatgatcatgttGATGTGGAAGATTATCAAGTATCCGAAGACACGAAATCGCAAGATCATCGATCCAGGACCCAACTCCGTCGCtttcatccccatcctcattaTTATGACCATTATCATGATGATCAAATCCCCAATCATATTCATCAAACCCATACTCATAATTATCCGAGTCACTCGGGGAATGTAATACCCCTTCTCTAGCGAGGAATGCGAGGAATGTGGTGAAGTTGAGCCATgcttggtggaggatggcttgGTCTTTGGGGTGCCATttttggtgttgttgatgtgtatgtgtatgtgtatgtggaAAAGGGTGCAGATGCATCCCGAGCACATCTCCAAAATCAGTAAATATTAACCCTACCACATCTCGGAAATGTGGTAGGTAGGCCCATACTAGACTCTTGGCTTTTGTGGGTCGGATGGTCGATTCGGATGCTGAGGAGGGGAGTTTGGGCGGTTTGGGTCGGGAATTTTcttggggttgaggttgaggttgattcTGGGTTTGAGATTGGGGTGTATTGGTGTTCTTTCCTGGTTCTGACGGTataggaggtggaggtggaggaggaacaggTGTAGCCACAGAATCATGCAAATGGCGAATATAATGCGACCCACCCACCGTCCCATCAAGATATACACCTAGGGATGGGTGGTatagttcttcttcttctgtactctctccttcatcttccccttcatttccatttccagggtcattctcattctcattcttctcagTAATATCCCCAttaacaccaccaccaccaccataagAACTATACCTCTCCCTCGCCCCCGAACCACCCACCTGCGAAGCAGCAGAATAAGAATACCTTGACTGCGTCCTCGCGCGAATATGCACATGCACATCCGGCATATTCTTGATCGCGTGCAACAAGGCAATCAGTTTCTTCTGCGATGGGGTGGGTGTTTGGTGATGGGAGATGTCTGTGTCGATAGTCTCTTTCTTTatcatctttttttctcccagCTCACCACCATTACCGTTGGACGTGATACTTCTATcagcagtagtagctgatgctgatgatacCATGATATTTGTGCAGGGTAGACATCTCCCTGCGTGTAGAATACTGGCCCATAGGTCGTGGACGCATtcatctatattattattagcatCATGAggtgtaatatatataaggtatgatgatggtgggataGGGGTGTCACCtattccctcccccctcttctccataAACGCACTGATCTCTCCGACAGCCGTCACTACCGAGATCTCCTCCGCCAGGTACAGTTGAATAATGCCCGTGAAAGGATACAGGGATGGAGTGCCTTGGGTCCAGTTGTGGAGGGTGGCGAGGGTGTCGATTTTATGGTCCATCCcgtttccctcttcctctctctctatctctctctaccaTATACTCTATGGTAGTGGGGAGGACATGGCGAATTATTATGTGTCTGTTTTTAGTAGTTGGAGATGTTGTATCATGTGAACTTGTGTGAGCAAAAGTTAGTTGGAGGGTGGTGTCAtgatgtcatgtcatgtgaTCGTTATGGCCTAATTATATGCTAGTATGCTTAGCTACTTGTGTATGTactatgctgctgctggctggtGTTGATTATAATGTACAGGGTATCATCGCTCCGTATTTACTTCTCCCTAAGGTTCATGTCCTGGCTCGTATCTGGCTTACGgattctccacctccacctcagGCATCACCATATCTAGCCCCTCTCCGAGGAAAAAGTCCAGCTCGCTGGGTCCGCCCTGCGAATGCTCGTTCTCTGCCAGTTGCTCCAGCAGACTCAGAAACGGGTCTTTTTCGCCTTCGCCTGTGCCTGTtgcagctcctgctgctgttgcagtGGCGCTGGAGCTGCCCTGTGACGGGGCGTCTGGCGTCAGTGCCGGTCCGCCCGGCGTGGCTTCAAACGGAAACGTCGCGTACTGGGGCTGTGCGGGCGGTGTCGGTGCAGTGAATGGGTCGGAGAGAAATGGTGCAGGGGAGTTGCTCACTCCTGGTGAGAAGCCTAGACTGCTCTCTGGTAGGGCGAGTTCGGGTTGTGGCCATGTCGGTGATGGTTGGAAGCTGATGGATCCTCGGCCTTGCGAAGGTAGAGTCGATGCAGGCGGGTACATAAGTCTGTTGAAATCGGGTCGGTCCAGTGGTAATCTAAACAAGTCAGcattataagttttatatgAAAGGTGGTGGCTTACTCGTCTCCGTCCACTAATCGCAAATGCGCCCCATCCACGGCTAGCCCCGGATACCGGTCCAGGAAGTCCTCGAGATGGAACACCGGGGCAAATCGCACCGGTCGCGCTGCCATTGTCCGCACCAGCTCGGCATGGCATCCTGAAATACTTTGCAGCATCTCCCGCTGGTGCTGCACCCCCGCCCAGTACTGCCGTAGCCACGACAGCTGGTGCATCTCACGCGCGAGAAAGTCTGCGCTCGACGCAAACACTTCTCCCTCGCGCCCGTGATAGTGGACGCCGTGTACGTGTACGGTGCCAGCCGTGCACACGCAGTATGCCACCAGGGCGGGCCACTCGATGCGTGGCGCGTGTCGGGCCAGCTCCACCAGCTCGGCGATAGCATTGGCATGCGAGAAACAGAGCGTTGTCGCCTCGATCTGCCACGACTGATGCTGTCCGGTACCGCGCAGCTCGACCAGGtcgatgggaaggaagggccGATAGAGTAGACAGTGCACGAGGTGGTAAATGAGCTTGCTCAGGAGTAGCAGCGTGCTCTCCGGATGACCGAATAGCGTTTCGATCGATGCGAACAAGTCCTGTGTGCCAGCCGCCCAGAGGTCGAGTTCCTGGCGGATCTTGGATAGATTGGAGAGAGCGTGCCAGGGAAAATGCGAGTCGCCTTTGACGCCTCCCGCGGCAAGATAGCGGTGCGTGACACCCAGAATGCGCGTAATGTCGACTAAAAGAGCTGGGCCACCAGGGCCTTTGCGACGGTCCGGGGAGTAATGGATATTAGGGCCAACCGGGTTAAACCATTCGCCCGTTTCAGACCCGCTGCCCGGAAGACGCAGGACGATGGAATGGTCGGCAATAAGACACGGTCGCTTGGAGCCACAGGTGAGGAAGCGATCCATCACGTAGACGGTCCAGAACAATCGCCGTCGCATCTCACGTTCTGCCGCGGGCAGCGCTGCGGGTGCTTCGCGATACAAATCCAGCGCCAGTGTCATGGACACCGCATTGGCTGAGCAGTCAGCACCAGTCTGCGTCAGTTGGCGTCGCACATACCTAATACCATGTAGGCTGTTTTGCCACACCCGTAGGCGAAGAAGGTATGACAGAGTAGTAGCAGAGACTGGGTCCCTTCGATGGACGGGTTGTCAATATCAACCAGCCGTCTTGCCTGCCGAGCATACTCCAGACTGCCTTGCGGTGGATTCGGCGTAGTATATCTAACAACATCAGCCAGACTTTTACGACCGAGGAACAATAATTACTACCTTAGGGTTAGGGCATAAATCGCCATAGACAGATGCACCGGTAATTGTCCATGCTGATGCCGTTGACGAGTCGCCGTTTCATCCAGAATCCAATACGGCTTCCCATGCAGCCGAGCAAAGTAGTTGTCCAGCATGGCATCGGGCAGCCGGTgttgctgcggctgcgatTGCGGGGGTGGGGGAAAGCCATGAGGCGCCGGGGGAAAGTGGAATGGCGTGGAGGCGGACGGCAGTAGTTGCTGGTCCATGGATTTGATGGGGGAGGCAGCCGAGGTCGGGGAAATCGGCGAGTCTTCCTGGAGGCGCTTTTCCAGCCCGTCAACACGTTTTAACAAGGCCTCCAGGACATCGGTTTTGGGTCCCCGCTTTTTAGGAACGGC harbors:
- a CDS encoding putative mitochondrial carrier protein (COG:C;~EggNog:ENOG410PISP;~InterPro:IPR018108,IPR023395,IPR002067;~PFAM:PF00153;~go_process: GO:0055085 - transmembrane transport [Evidence IEA]) — encoded protein: MTLDKHSEHAPFSPPPPQPSPLARSTQTTLTMDEATRNKLLKSYKTQVASASSTVFATLAVTPLENVKTRMQTHNFQNVAQCIRYLWRTEGPRGYVAGRLTSPSILTADVNALLKSGALPPLASVTAVRVMNFTTYAFAKNKVSDFIQRMTGESPLEIYDQEGSSPTVSTVVTFTAAGLFAGLVSSPVACPFELAKNVVQTSVLMSHRSQASNNAPNDPSLRNMPRLSTTEAFRQIYKKYGFRGLYTGFHLHALRDTVGTGLYFGVYETVKQIAEREMGKGTGAPAIAGAICSTMPWFCTYPLDTRKTRAQSVLLGKSKEVGEAASAMAKSSIYKGLSIILIRTAINNMILLSIYEYMNKRIDNLDD
- the RIM20 gene encoding putative pH signal transduction protein PalA (COG:S;~EggNog:ENOG410PGMC;~InterPro:IPR038499,IPR025304,IPR004328;~PFAM:PF13949,PF03097;~go_function: GO:0005515 - protein binding [Evidence IEA]), translated to MASNILQVPFRRSHSVTLSNAITQYISSKYDQRPDMFAEDLLIIERLRNEAINVQEPHVSGVSRLVTYAAQLKWLGGKFPVDVGVEFPWYPAFGFNTSRPISQNNIRFELANVIFNLAALYSQLAFSVNRTTSDGLKQACNYFCQAAGVLTHLRSDILPDLRTSPPEDMDDMTLQSLEQLLLAQAQECFWQKAVKDGLKDASIARLAAKVSDFYAEAGDHAVKSNAISPEWIHHMTAKHHHFAAAAQYRQSLDCLEKRKYGEEVARLRDSEACVNEALKESRWINRTVLGDLQGLKTRVTEDLKRAEKDNDIIYLNPVPPKSELKLIDRASMVAAKAPSQVTDAISMLGENGPLGQPLFSKLVPYAVHIAASIYSDRRDRLINENIIGELENMTDKLRDLLSSLNLPGSLQALEKPLGLPPTLVSHAEEMRQQDGLNRLRKSLEDTAKVKANDRAVYNEGVELLAAEKAEDDASRRKFGTDRWSRASSEEAAPKLYTTSREIEGYFTSAQSSDNLVEQKLKDSAAVFRVLTGTNRDLEMYVPSSRWAALPPEVEREVSRLRGCMSEVSRLESRRKRQAQALKDKARADDISQALIKETARLEREFPMQAIQASQFEDLFEEQLHLYDTDLDMVTREQQDQDEIAARVQEANRAFTRAHTGDASTKERERALQELENGYLKYKEILSNIEVGRKFYNDLAKIVGRFRDDSKAFVHKRRMEASQLEGDISSAAAMASLNISRQPQLQPQPQPQPQPSYNAPAQIQQPSYNAPPAQVQQPSYTAPQAAPRPEPMTAPQPTRANARPPMTPGIWSPEMGIRFGGQWDPSKGVKFS
- a CDS encoding uncharacterized protein (InterPro:IPR022085;~PFAM:PF12311) yields the protein MDHKIDTLATLHNWTQGTPSLYPFTGIIQLYLAEEISVVTAVGEISAFMEKRGEGIDECVHDLWASILHAGRCLPCTNIMVSSASATTADRSITSNGNGGELGEKKMIKKETIDTDISHHQTPTPSQKKLIALLHAIKNMPDVHVHIRARTQSRYSYSAASQVGGSGARERYSSYGGGGGVNGDITEKNENENDPGNGNEGEDEGESTEEEELYHPSLGVYLDGTVGGSHYIRHLHDSVATPVPPPPPPPIPSEPGKNTNTPQSQTQNQPQPQPQENSRPKPPKLPSSASESTIRPTKAKSLVWAYLPHFRDVVGLIFTDFGDVLGMHLHPFPHTHTHTHQQHQKWHPKDQAILHQAWLNFTTFLAFLAREGVLHSPSDSDNYEYGFDEYDWGFDHHDNGHNNEDGDESDGVGSWIDDLAISCLRILDNLPHQHDHHHHHHDKNDTLQNNTKILTATTFALLYGEHLWRRRGIRTPSPPQQEKPQEDKDTEKEKEKEKDNYIVAGLTLDEFESGSVSASTSTSAANSPSPPLSVSPHPQNNEDEDPDGSEDRDKDKGRFIARKTWEGWIRRCNELAGDVGPGIGIGMGLWDGTREAAWLAGEVLRRVFSIS
- a CDS encoding transcription factor domain-containing protein (COG:S;~EggNog:ENOG410PKQA;~InterPro:IPR036864,IPR007219,IPR001138;~PFAM:PF00172,PF04082;~go_function: GO:0000981 - DNA-binding transcription factor activity, RNA polymerase II-specific [Evidence IEA];~go_function: GO:0003677 - DNA binding [Evidence IEA];~go_function: GO:0008270 - zinc ion binding [Evidence IEA];~go_process: GO:0006351 - transcription, DNA-templated [Evidence IEA];~go_process: GO:0006355 - regulation of transcription, DNA-templated [Evidence IEA]), which translates into the protein MSRPQVSIDRLTPRRVHAEPRESMNCKSCRKRKIKCNRLRPSCEACKVFQCPCIYDAVPKKRGPKTDVLEALLKRVDGLEKRLQEDSPISPTSAASPIKSMDQQLLPSASTPFHFPPAPHGFPPPPQSQPQQHRLPDAMLDNYFARLHGKPYWILDETATRQRHQHGQLPVHLSMAIYALTLRYTTPNPPQGSLEYARQARRLVDIDNPSIEGTQSLLLLCHTFFAYGCGKTAYMVLANAVSMTLALDLYREAPAALPAAEREMRRRLFWTVYVMDRFLTCGSKRPCLIADHSIVLRLPGSGSETGEWFNPVGPNIHYSPDRRKGPGGPALLVDITRILGVTHRYLAAGGVKGDSHFPWHALSNLSKIRQELDLWAAGTQDLFASIETLFGHPESTLLLLSKLIYHLVHCLLYRPFLPIDLVELRGTGQHQSWQIEATTLCFSHANAIAELVELARHAPRIEWPALVAYCVCTAGTVHVHGVHYHGREGEVFASSADFLAREMHQLSWLRQYWAGVQHQREMLQSISGCHAELVRTMAARPVRFAPVFHLEDFLDRYPGLAVDGAHLRLVDGDELPLDRPDFNRLMYPPASTLPSQGRGSISFQPSPTWPQPELALPESSLGFSPGVSNSPAPFLSDPFTAPTPPAQPQYATFPFEATPGGPALTPDAPSQGSSSATATAAGAATGTGEGEKDPFLSLLEQLAENEHSQGGPSELDFFLGEGLDMVMPEVEVENP